GCGGCATGGAGTTCGTGGGTGTTGTTGATCTTGGTGGCGATAGCGACTCCCATGCTGCCTAGACCAAGTATGATCGCCATCCCCCAGGCACCTCGAGCGAACTTGGCCTTCTTGACGAGCAACAGACCGACTGAGGCTATCACAATACCGATTTCCGCACCGAGAAAGGCAATCTCAAACCGGGAAGCAGTATTATCATGTACCTTGACCGCACTGCGGAAAGATTCAGCCCACTCGTTAGCGGCTTCGTTCTGCTCGCGAATGTGATGGATGAGGCCGAGAAAACGCTTGACGTCGGATTCGGTGGGAATGACAGTGTTGAGGATCTTATCGGTGCTCGCCTGCGTAGCTTTAATACTATTCTTGACATCGGGGCTTTTCACTTCGCCATCGATGACCTTCAGCTCCACATTTTTTTTCTTCAGATACTCGAGGTTGGGCATCGCCGCATGGAGTTGCTGAAGCTGGGCCTGTAAAGCGCGATATTTGTTCGACACCGCGGTGAACTTGGCCTTGGCGGTGTTCTCCTCGACCATCGTGGCGATCAATTCCGTGCGGGCTTCGCCGACCTGGGCCGAACATAGGGCCATAAGCACGCCGAGAATCGCAATGGTGATGCCGATGAATTGCGGCAGATGGCTGCCATCATGGGCGGCGTGTCCAGCATGTTCGATCTGTTCATGAATTTCATGACTCAAGCTCGTTCTCCTGTCCAGGTTGCGGACTGTGCTTCAGGTTTACAGACACTGCATTA
The genomic region above belongs to Telmatocola sphagniphila and contains:
- a CDS encoding DUF4337 family protein; translated protein: MSHEIHEQIEHAGHAAHDGSHLPQFIGITIAILGVLMALCSAQVGEARTELIATMVEENTAKAKFTAVSNKYRALQAQLQQLHAAMPNLEYLKKKNVELKVIDGEVKSPDVKNSIKATQASTDKILNTVIPTESDVKRFLGLIHHIREQNEAANEWAESFRSAVKVHDNTASRFEIAFLGAEIGIVIASVGLLLVKKAKFARGAWGMAIILGLGSMGVAIATKINNTHELHAAEEKISESEHHFTSLNRDKEDIAEDKVLEEEILGEFHELKKLLEGS